A genomic region of Dickeya solani IPO 2222 contains the following coding sequences:
- the baeR gene encoding two-component system response regulator BaeR yields the protein MTASSPATAGDENLPVLIVEDEPKLAQLLVDYLHSAGYRTHWLTQGEEVEPWVREHHCQLILLDLMLPGRDGLTLCRAIRGFSNVPIIMVTARTDEIDRLLGLEIGADDYICKPYSPREVVARVKTLLRRCRWQHEPLPGDALPALLIDQNRYQASYLGRHLELTPAEFRLLKTLSAEPERVFSREQLLDHLYDDYRVVTDRTIDSHIKNLRRKLEMFDRETSFIRTVYGIGYRWEAAASQEM from the coding sequence ATGACAGCATCGTCTCCTGCAACGGCTGGTGATGAAAACCTGCCGGTGCTGATTGTTGAAGATGAGCCCAAACTGGCCCAGTTGCTGGTGGATTACCTGCATTCGGCGGGTTATCGCACCCACTGGCTGACGCAGGGTGAAGAGGTCGAACCCTGGGTGCGGGAACATCACTGCCAGCTCATCCTGCTGGACCTGATGCTGCCGGGCCGCGACGGCCTGACGCTCTGCCGCGCCATTCGTGGTTTTTCCAACGTGCCGATCATTATGGTGACCGCCCGCACCGACGAAATCGACCGGTTGCTGGGGCTGGAAATCGGCGCCGATGACTACATCTGCAAGCCCTATAGCCCACGCGAAGTGGTCGCCCGGGTGAAAACCCTGCTGCGCCGCTGCCGCTGGCAACATGAACCGCTACCGGGCGATGCGCTGCCCGCGCTGCTAATAGACCAAAACCGTTATCAGGCCAGCTACCTCGGCCGCCATCTGGAGTTGACGCCCGCCGAATTTCGGCTGCTGAAAACCCTCTCCGCCGAACCGGAGCGGGTGTTTTCGCGCGAACAGTTGCTCGACCATCTGTATGACGACTACCGGGTGGTGACCGACCGTACCATCGACAGCCACATCAAGAACCTGCGCCGCAAGCTGGAAATGTTTGACCGGGAAACGTCGTTTATCCGTACGGTGTACGGCATCGGTTACCGCTGGGAAGCGGCCGCCAGCCAGGAAATGTAG
- a CDS encoding glutathione S-transferase family protein yields the protein MSGLVNGKWVDGDVAAEEIKGGAFHRQETLFRATALVQEAGRYQLFVSYLCPWASRTLIYRNLKALQDVIALSVADPRIGEQGWEFSTPQDAGDKVAPVRYLHQLYTASEAHYTGKVSVPVLWDRKEGRIVNNESSEIIRLLNHAFNDLTGNRLDFYPAALQPEIDRWNSLIYDNINNGVYKTGFAKTQEHYDQAVTNLFASLDTVDAHLAHHRYLAGDTLTEADWRLFVTLVRFDAAYHGAFKCNIRRLEDYPHLSGYLRELYQWPGVKETVKLDHIKAGYYSIRWLNPTAIIPKGPQVDFERPHQRELVGPSAGIRTA from the coding sequence ATGTCGGGATTAGTCAATGGCAAGTGGGTCGATGGCGATGTAGCGGCCGAAGAGATCAAAGGCGGCGCGTTTCACCGTCAGGAAACCCTGTTTCGTGCAACGGCGCTGGTGCAGGAAGCCGGGCGTTATCAACTGTTCGTCTCGTACCTTTGCCCGTGGGCATCCCGCACACTGATCTACCGTAACCTGAAAGCCTTACAAGACGTGATCGCGCTGTCGGTGGCGGACCCTCGCATCGGCGAACAGGGTTGGGAATTCAGCACCCCGCAGGACGCCGGCGACAAAGTAGCGCCGGTGCGTTACCTGCACCAGCTCTACACCGCGAGCGAGGCGCACTACACCGGCAAAGTCTCGGTGCCGGTGCTGTGGGACCGTAAAGAAGGCCGCATCGTGAATAATGAATCGTCGGAAATCATTCGTCTGCTCAACCACGCTTTCAATGACCTGACCGGCAACCGGCTGGACTTTTACCCGGCAGCGCTACAACCGGAAATCGACCGCTGGAACAGCCTGATTTACGACAACATCAACAACGGCGTGTACAAAACCGGTTTCGCCAAAACCCAGGAACACTACGACCAGGCGGTCACGAACCTGTTTGCATCGCTGGATACGGTGGACGCACACCTGGCCCACCACCGCTATCTGGCGGGCGATACACTGACCGAAGCCGACTGGCGGCTGTTCGTTACACTGGTGCGTTTCGATGCCGCTTACCACGGCGCGTTCAAATGCAACATCCGCCGTCTGGAGGATTACCCGCACCTCTCTGGTTACCTGCGCGAGCTGTATCAGTGGCCGGGAGTCAAAGAAACGGTCAAGCTGGATCACATCAAAGCCGGTTACTACAGCATCCGTTGGCTTAATCCCACCGCCATTATTCCGAAAGGGCCGCAGGTGGACTTCGAGCGCCCCCACCAGCGCGAACTGGTTGGCCCGTCCGCCGGTATTCGCACCGCCTGA